The following coding sequences lie in one Zingiber officinale cultivar Zhangliang chromosome 2B, Zo_v1.1, whole genome shotgun sequence genomic window:
- the LOC122045276 gene encoding tobamovirus multiplication protein 3-like — MRHLMASPSVFLLLRSGDDWWDEVNNSVSWQDRIFHTLAVLYGLVSAVALIQLVRIECRASEFGWTTQKVFHLLNFLVNGVRSLIFVFRWRIDEIQPEIIQHIILDFPGLAFFTTYALLVLFWAEIYYQARSVSTDGLKPTFYAINAVIYVIQISLWFVMWWKPIGAMVIVSKIFLAVVSLLAALAFLLYGGRLFLMLKRFPVESKGRQKKLQEVGYVTTICFLCFLLRCIMMCINAFDRAANLDVLNHPILNFIYYMLVEVLPSSLVLFILRKLPPKRGLNQYHPIH; from the exons ACTCCGTCTCGTGGCAGGATCGGATCTTCCACACCCTTGCCGTCCTCTACGGCCTCGTGTCCGCTGTCGCCCTC ATTCAATTGGTTAGAATTGAATGTCGAGCATCAGAGTTTGGTTGGACGACGCAGAAGGTCTTCCACTTATTGAACTTCCTTGTGAATGGGg TTAGGTCACTGATTTTTGTTTTTCGTTGGAGAATCGATGAAATACAGCCAGAG ATAATTCAGCATATTATTCTTGATTTTCCTGGTCTTGCATTTTTTACAACCTATGCTTTGCTGGTGTTATTTTGGGCAGAAATCTATTATCAG GCACGTTCAGTATCTACTGATGGGCTTAAGCCAACCTTCTATGCAATTAATGCAGTTATCTATGTTATACAG ATCTCTCTATGGTTTGTCATGTGGTGGAAGCCAATTGGTGCCATGGTCATTGTCTCCAAGATATTCTTGGCAG TTGTCTCATTGCTTGCTGCTCTTGCCTTTCTTCTATACGGAGGGAG GCTTTTCTTAATGTTGAAACGCTTCCCTGTGGAGTCAAAAGGGCGTCAAAAGAAGTTGCAGGAG GTCGGCTATGTTACAACTATATGTTTCCTCTGTTTCTTATTAAGATGCATTATG ATGTGCATCAATGCTTTTGATAGAGCTGCAAACCTTGATGTTCTAAACCACCCAATTCTGAACTTTATCTACTACATG CTTGTTGAAGTCCTGCCATCTTCCTTGGTACTTTTTATCTTAAGGAAGTTACCTCCTAAACGCGGGCTAAATCAATACCACCCGATCCACTAA